The DNA window TTGCCCACGCCGGCGCCGCCGAACAAACCGGTCTTACCGCCCTTGGCATAGGGTTCCAGCAGATCGATGACCTTAATGCCGGTTTCAAACATCTCGGTTTTGGTCTCCAGCTCTTCGAACTTGGGAGATTCGCGATGGATGGGCCAGTAATCCATGGCCTCCATGGGGCCCAATTCGTCGATGGGATCGCCGATGAGATTGAGCAGACGGCCCAGGGCACCCTTGCCCACCGGCATTTTGATGGCCGCGTCGGTGTCGATCACACTCTGGCCGCGCTGCAGGCCGTCGGTGGAATCCATGGCCACACAACGGGTGGTGTTTTCCCCCAGATGTTGGGCGACCTCCAGTACCAGGCGTGATCCGTCCGGCCGCTTGATTTCCAGCGCATTATTAATAGCCGGCAATTTGCCTGCTTCAAAAAAGACATCAACCACAGGTCCAATGATCTGGGTGATGCGTCCGGTATTAGCCATTGATGAACTCTCCATTGTTGGTGCGCCGGAACGGGGCGATGCCGCCGGCCGGCGTTGATTGATTTATCCGCGCAGAGCGTTGGCGCCGGCGACGATTTCGTTCAATTCGTTGGTGATGGCCGCCTGGCGCGTTTTATTGTAGAAAAGAACCAGCTCTTTGATCATGTCCTCCGCGTTCTCGCTCGCCGATTCCATGGCCGTCATACGGGCGCCGCATTCAGAGGCGTTGCTCTCCAAAAGAATGCGCCACATCTGAGTATTTAAATTCAGCGGACACAGCTGATCCAGCAACTTGGCCGGATGGGGCTCAAAGAGAAAACCCACCGGATACCGTTTGGGGTTCTCCGGCTCCATCGCCGGAATGGGCAACAGCTGTTCCACCACGATCCTTTGCTGCACCGCGGATTTGAACTCATTATAGATGACCAGAACCTGATCGACCTGTCTGTCGGTGTACATCTGCATCAGTTTATCCGCAATGGCTTTGGCGTGATGAAAGTCCAGATTATTAAACAGGTCGACGAAATGAGCGGGGATGGTCACGTTGCGGCGACGAAAAAAATCATAACCCTTGCGGCCGACCGGCATCAGCATTTTCGACTTGGCCGGATTCTGCTCCAGCTCGCTCTGGCAGCGGCGGATGAGATTGGAGTTGAACCCGCCGCATAGCCCACGATCCGCGGTTACCAGCACATAGAGCACCTTATGAACCCGGCGGCTCTCCAACAGCGGATGCGCCCGTTTACGCAGCCGCGACGTCACATGCCGCAGCACCTCCAGCATCTCATGGGCATAAGGCCGCGTGCTCACCAGGCGGTTCTGCGCCTTGCGCAACTTGGCCGCCGCCACCATCTTCATGGCTTTGGTGATCTGCTGCGTCGAGCGGACGCTGGCGATGCGGCGTTTGATGTCCCGTAATGTCGCCATAGATCAAGCCGTCGCGTTAAAGGTTTTGACAAACGCACCGCAGGCGTCCGCCAGCTGCTGATCGATCTCCTCGGTCAGCTCCTTACGCTCGCGCAGGTCGCGCAGCAACGCCTCATGTTCCCGGTCCAGAAAGCGGATGAACGCCTCCTCCGCCTCTGCCACGCGGGATACCGGCACTTCATCCAAGTACCCGCGGACGCCGAGATAAATAGCGGCCACCTGCTTTTCCACCGGCAGCGGCTGATACTGGTCCTGCCGCAGCAGTTCCACCAGCCGCTGACCTCGGTTGATCTGCCGCTGCGTCGCCTTGTCAAGATCAGAGCCGAATTTGGCGAACGCTTCCAGCTCGCGGTACTGAGCCAGATCCAGGCGCAGGCTTCCGGCGATCTTTTTCATCGCCTTGATCTGCGCGTTGCCGCCGACACGTGAGACCGACAGACCGGCGTTGATGGCCGGTCGAACGCCGCTGTAGAACAGGCCGGGTTCCAGATAGATCTGGCCGTCGGTGATGGAGATCACGTTGGTCGGAATATACGCGGAGAAATCGCCGGCCTGGGTTTCAATGATCGGCAGAGCAGTCAACGAACCGCCGCCGAGCTTGTCGTTCAACTTGGCCGCGCGTTCCAACAGGCGCGAGTGCAAATAAAACACATCGCCGGGATAGGCTTCGCGTCCAGGGGGACGGCGCAGCAGCAACGACACCTGACGGTAAGCCCAGGCGTGTTTGGAAAGATCGTCATAGGCGATGACCGCATGTTGTCCGTTATCACGAAAATACTCGCCCATGGCCGCGCCCGCGTACGGCGCGATATACTGCATCGGCGACGGCGAATCCGCGGTGGAACAGACGACGATGGTATGATCCAGGGCGCCGTTCTCTTCAAGCGTTTTGACCACTTGAGCGACGGTGGAGCCTTTTTGGCCGATGGCCACATAGATGCAGATTACGCCGCTGTCCTTTTGATTGATAAAGGTGTCGACGACAATCGCGGTTTTGCCGATCTGACGGTCGCCGATGATCAGCTCGCGCTGTCCGCGGCCGATCGGGATCATCGAATCAATGGCCTTGAGACCGGTCTGCAGCGGCTCCTTGACCATCTGGCGCTGAACCACGCCCAACGCCTTGCGTTCGATCGGACTGGTTTTCTTGGCGTTGATCGGACCTTTGCCGTCGATCGGTTGTCCGAGCGGATTCACCACGCGACCGCAGAGCTCCGGCCCCACCGGTACCTCGACCACGCGGCCGGTGCGCTTGGCGGTGTCGCCCTCTTTCACTTTGGCGTCTTCGCCAAAGAGCACGCAGCCGACGTTATCCTCTTCCAGGTTCAGGGCCATGCCATACACGCCGTTGGGGAACTCGACCAGTTCCATGGACATGATGTTTTCCAACCCGTAAACGCGGGCAATGCCGTCTCCCACCTGGATCACTTCGCCCACCTCTTCCAGGTCGACGTGCTTTTCAAATGATTCTATCTGTTTTTTGAGAACAGACGTGATTTCTTCAGGTCTGATTTCCATGAAAAATCCTGTAACCTCTTATAAGGTTCACTGTATGGTTGATTCGAATTTGGCTTGCCCCAGTTCTTTGCGCAGGCGATCGAGCTGATGACGCAGACTGGCGTCCAGCACCCGTCCGCCGATGCGGATCACCAGACCGCCGAGGATCGTTTCATCGATGGTGTTGTCGATCAGCACCTCGGCTTGGTAGTCCTCCGCCAGCTGCTTGCGCAGAGACTCGAGCTGCTGCGGGGAGAGCGCTACGGCCGACGTCACAGTCGCCCGCAGCCGATGATGCCCGGCGTCGTACAGACGCCCCATCTCGTATTCGATCTCCTGATACAGCGATTGGCGTCCTTTACGCAACAGCAGCAGCAGGAAATGATAATACAACTGGGACACGTTGCCGGCCAGCGCTTTTTCCAGCATTTGGGCTTTGAAACGTCGATCCACCTGGGGCGAAAGCAGAAAGGCGCGCAGGCGGTCATCGTCGGTCAGCAGCTGGGTGAACGTCTTCACCTCCTGCAAGATCTGCGTTTCCAAATGGTGCTGGCCGGCCAACTCGTAGAGCGCCCGGGCATATCGTCGGGCTATCGGATGAGGCCTCAATTTACATTACCTATTTTTTGCAGCGATTCTTTGACCAATTTATCGTGATCTTTTTTATCCAGAGATTTGCCGATCAACTTGCCGGTAGCGGTCATGGAGAGTTCAACCGCCAGATCACGCAATTCCGCCACCGCCTTGTCGCGACTAAGCTGGATCTCACGTGCGGCGCGCTGGATCAATTGCTCCGCCTCTGTCTGGGCTTTCTGTACAATTTCAGCTTTGCTGACTTCGGCGGACTGACGCGCTTTGGCCAGTATCTCCTGGCTCTCCCGGCGGGCTGCATCGAGGATCTTGGCCTGCTCGGACAGCGTCTTTTTGGCTTCCTGGGAGGCCTTTTCCGCCTGCTCCAGAGAAGCCTTGATCTGTCCCTCCCGTTCATCCACCATACCGAGGATCGGTTTCCAGGCCAGTTTGCGCAGGATCAGCAACAGGGTGAGGAACGTGAGGATCGTCCAAAAAATCGCGCCACTGTTCGGGGTCATGAGTTCCATGAGGTAACCCTATTCCTTTTATTTGAAGGCCAACATAATGCAGATGGCTGCGGCGAACAACGCCACGCCTTCGATCATACCGGCGGTGATGATCATGGCGCCGCGGATGTCACCGGCGGCCTCCGGCTGACGGGCGATGCCGCTGATGGCGGCGCTGGCCAATTTGCTGATGCCGTATGCAGCGCCGAAAGTGACACCGGCTGCGCCTAAACCGGCTGCCAAGAATGCTAATGCTTTGGGATCCATACTTCCTCCTTGATAATGGGATGAGTGTTATGTGAATGTAATGGTTGCTTCTCCTTCGGCTCGCCGCCGTGGACGCTAGTGCTCAGAGGCCAGAGACCCTGCGATAAAGACCGAAGACAGAATGGTGAAAACATACGCCTGAATAAAGGCGATCAGAATTTCCAGGATGCTGGAAAAAACCATAATCGCCAACGGAAACGGGGCGATGAAAAAATTTTTAAAAATGAAAATAATGCTCATCAACGAAAGAATCGTCAGATGGCCGGCGATCATGTTGGCGAAGAGTCGAATGGTGAGTGCGAAATGCTTAGTGATCAGACTCATCACCTCCACCGGCACCATCACAAAGCCCAACCACCAAGGGATGCCGTGCGGCATGAATTGGCGGAGAAAACCGCCCACCCCGTGCGCGCGAATGCCGGCCAGAACCACGGTCAAGAGCGTGAGGATGGCCAGCCCCGCGGTGACGCCGATGTTGCCGGTGGCGGTGGCGGCAAAGGGAACCAAGCCGAGCAGGTTACATAACAGAATAAAAAAGAAAGCGGTCAACAGATAGGGCGCATACGCTTTGCCCTTCGGCCCCAAATTGGGCATGATGACGTCATCCCGAATGTAAAGTACCAGGGCTTCCAGCGCATTGGCCATCCGGCCCTTTGGCACCAATCCCTTGCGCCGAAAAGAGAGGCCAAAGGCTAAAATCAGAATCAACGACACGATCCACATCATCACCGTGTGGTTGGTGATGGTCAGATCGATGCCCAGGATCGTCGGCAGTTTGATCACCGGCTGCGCCATGATGTGATGCATCATAAATCCGACGCCGGTCTCGCCGCCGTGCTCCGCGGCATGTTGCATCGCCGCGGCGCCGTGCTCTCCGAGTTCCGCCGCTGCGAGCGAACCATGATCGACGATTTTTTCAACCACTTCTTGTGTCATTGCTTGTCTTTTTTTAATGTTTCTTGTACCAGCCGCACTTGTTGAACTTGCAGCACCAGATAGAACAGAACGAACGAGATGAAAAATCCACTGACCGGCCAATCCGTGAACCGGATCAAGATGATCATGATCAGGCAAAAGAGCGCCAGGCGGAACAACATCCCTCCCCAGATCACCTTATAAAAGGTTGCGCTTTTTTTGTTAAAGCCCCAACGGACGGAAACCACCCCCAACAGGACGGTGACGAGGCAGACGAGATAACCCAGACTGAAGGAATAAACAAAAGGCAAGCTGGTAAGACAATATGCCAACGGCAGAATTACCGCAAAACCGATCGTCGTATTGAGTAAAATCCGTAGCTCGCGTTTCGTGCTCTCAGTTTTTGTTGCCATCCTTGGTTCTGTCATGAACAGGGTACACCGCGCGATAGATGTTCAAGAAACCCGCCGCTGCTCCCAGCATCAGGCCCAGCAGCGAGAATACAGGGCTGGTATGCAACTTGCCGTCCAGCCACCAGCCACCCGCGAACCCTAGGCCAAAGCCCACAGCCAGCTGGAAGCCTAAATCCAGATACCGGCCGTAGGACCGCATGTTCCATTTGGTTTTCATCAGAAGGAACGCTCTCCTTCAGCAGCCCAGAACTCTGCCATGCAGCAGGGTCCTACTTGATAATGGAATCTTCCTCTTTGGCCGACGTGTCTTTCTTTTTCGAGTCGGCGCTCCTGGCCGCTTCGCTCATGGAGCACTTGCCGTCAAAGACAGCGCCTTCATCGATCACCAACTTGGAAGTTTTTAGGTCGCCGTGAAACTCTGACTTGCTTTCCAGCACCGTGCGTCCCGGAGCGGTCAGAGATCCGAATATTTTACCGCCCAAAATCAGATTTTTCACCATCACTTTGCCGGTGATCTCGCCCTCGACTCCGACGATTAGGGTGTCTGAGGAGACGACATCCCCGTTCACCTTGCCGTCGATCCGCAAAGAGTGTTCAACCTTGAGATTGCCGTCGATCACCGAACCACGGCCCAAAATGGTGCTCAGTTCCCCCGGCTTGTCCAAGTTTTTCATCTTGAGTATCCGTTTTTAATGATGCCGGATCGTCGCCCGATCACATGCGTGCAAAAGCCAGAATATATTTTTTAGGGTCCTGTGGGACGCCGTCCTTCCAGATTTCGAAATGCAGATGCGGCGCTGAGCTGATGCCGGAATTGCCCAACAGCGCAATCACATCAGCCTTGTGGACCAGGGCATTACCTCTGACCAGCAGCGATTGGTTGTGGCCGTAAAGGCTGAAATAACCATTGCCATGGTACAAAATGATCAGATGGCCGAGGAATTCGGTCCAGCCGGAAAAAACCACCACCCCGTCGCCGGCCGCACGAACCGCGGAACCGCGCGGCGCCGCAATATCCACGCCTCGATGGCCGGAGGCAGAGCCCCCACCATCCGAGGCATCGTAATCGTTGGTCAACACCCCTTCCACCGGCAGATAAGTGGGCAGATCACGCAGATAATCATGCAGACCGCTCTGCGCGCTGGCCTGGGTCATAATGATTTTTTCACCCACGCGCACCTGTTCCCGTGCAGAGCTTTGGTCGGACAGTTGCGGCCGGCCGTCCGGATACATCCGCTCAAGCGCGAGGGTGGTTCCGGTGGACCTAGCCTCTATTGCGCCGGACGATCCCTGACCGTTGTGATCCAGTCCCAATGCGGCTTGAATTTTAGCGTCCAACTCTTCCATGGATTTGAACGCCGTGGACAACTCGTCGATGCGCCGGCTGTTTTCGTTCAGCTGCCGGTTGGCCTGCTCCAGCGATCGGAGGCGTAACCGATCGCGTGAGATCGCCCAGTACGCGTAAAAACCGAATAAGATATGCAGGACCAGTATAACAGCGGCGATTTTGAAGAACAGCATACGCCGTGCAGTGAGGACAAACGTCCTGGGCTGAACTCCGCCCTCCGGCACCACCAGAACCTGCAGGCTGCGGCCTGTGCTTTGCTTTCGCGCTTTGGGGCGATATTTTTCTATGTTGAATTCCACGTTGCCCTATCGGCTTTGATGAGCCGGTCTGCGGACGTCCCTGCCCTGCCGCGCCCGGTCACTCGCCGGAGATCAGCGCAACCAATCGATCCAGATCGTCCGCCGAATAATAATCAACCTCGATAACGCCCCCCTTGCTTCGACTCCGCACGGT is part of the bacterium genome and encodes:
- the atpE gene encoding ATP synthase F0 subunit C — translated: MDPKALAFLAAGLGAAGVTFGAAYGISKLASAAISGIARQPEAAGDIRGAMIITAGMIEGVALFAAAICIMLAFK
- the atpG gene encoding ATP synthase F1 subunit gamma — encoded protein: MATLRDIKRRIASVRSTQQITKAMKMVAAAKLRKAQNRLVSTRPYAHEMLEVLRHVTSRLRKRAHPLLESRRVHKVLYVLVTADRGLCGGFNSNLIRRCQSELEQNPAKSKMLMPVGRKGYDFFRRRNVTIPAHFVDLFNNLDFHHAKAIADKLMQMYTDRQVDQVLVIYNEFKSAVQQRIVVEQLLPIPAMEPENPKRYPVGFLFEPHPAKLLDQLCPLNLNTQMWRILLESNASECGARMTAMESASENAEDMIKELVLFYNKTRQAAITNELNEIVAGANALRG
- a CDS encoding M23 family metallopeptidase yields the protein MEFNIEKYRPKARKQSTGRSLQVLVVPEGGVQPRTFVLTARRMLFFKIAAVILVLHILFGFYAYWAISRDRLRLRSLEQANRQLNENSRRIDELSTAFKSMEELDAKIQAALGLDHNGQGSSGAIEARSTGTTLALERMYPDGRPQLSDQSSAREQVRVGEKIIMTQASAQSGLHDYLRDLPTYLPVEGVLTNDYDASDGGGSASGHRGVDIAAPRGSAVRAAGDGVVVFSGWTEFLGHLIILYHGNGYFSLYGHNQSLLVRGNALVHKADVIALLGNSGISSAPHLHFEIWKDGVPQDPKKYILAFARM
- a CDS encoding polymer-forming cytoskeletal protein, giving the protein MKNLDKPGELSTILGRGSVIDGNLKVEHSLRIDGKVNGDVVSSDTLIVGVEGEITGKVMVKNLILGGKIFGSLTAPGRTVLESKSEFHGDLKTSKLVIDEGAVFDGKCSMSEAARSADSKKKDTSAKEEDSIIK
- a CDS encoding F0F1 ATP synthase subunit beta (Produces ATP from ADP in the presence of a proton gradient across the membrane. The beta chain is a regulatory subunit), which produces MANTGRITQIIGPVVDVFFEAGKLPAINNALEIKRPDGSRLVLEVAQHLGENTTRCVAMDSTDGLQRGQSVIDTDAAIKMPVGKGALGRLLNLIGDPIDELGPMEAMDYWPIHRESPKFEELETKTEMFETGIKVIDLLEPYAKGGKTGLFGGAGVGKTVLIMELINNIAIQKGGFSVFAGVGERTREGNDLWLEMQEA
- the atpF gene encoding F0F1 ATP synthase subunit B, producing MTPNSGAIFWTILTFLTLLLILRKLAWKPILGMVDEREGQIKASLEQAEKASQEAKKTLSEQAKILDAARRESQEILAKARQSAEVSKAEIVQKAQTEAEQLIQRAAREIQLSRDKAVAELRDLAVELSMTATGKLIGKSLDKKDHDKLVKESLQKIGNVN
- the atpB gene encoding F0F1 ATP synthase subunit A, encoding MQHAAEHGGETGVGFMMHHIMAQPVIKLPTILGIDLTITNHTVMMWIVSLILILAFGLSFRRKGLVPKGRMANALEALVLYIRDDVIMPNLGPKGKAYAPYLLTAFFFILLCNLLGLVPFAATATGNIGVTAGLAILTLLTVVLAGIRAHGVGGFLRQFMPHGIPWWLGFVMVPVEVMSLITKHFALTIRLFANMIAGHLTILSLMSIIFIFKNFFIAPFPLAIMVFSSILEILIAFIQAYVFTILSSVFIAGSLASEH
- a CDS encoding AtpZ/AtpI family protein, translated to MKTKWNMRSYGRYLDLGFQLAVGFGLGFAGGWWLDGKLHTSPVFSLLGLMLGAAAGFLNIYRAVYPVHDRTKDGNKN
- a CDS encoding F0F1 ATP synthase subunit alpha, which translates into the protein MEIRPEEITSVLKKQIESFEKHVDLEEVGEVIQVGDGIARVYGLENIMSMELVEFPNGVYGMALNLEEDNVGCVLFGEDAKVKEGDTAKRTGRVVEVPVGPELCGRVVNPLGQPIDGKGPINAKKTSPIERKALGVVQRQMVKEPLQTGLKAIDSMIPIGRGQRELIIGDRQIGKTAIVVDTFINQKDSGVICIYVAIGQKGSTVAQVVKTLEENGALDHTIVVCSTADSPSPMQYIAPYAGAAMGEYFRDNGQHAVIAYDDLSKHAWAYRQVSLLLRRPPGREAYPGDVFYLHSRLLERAAKLNDKLGGGSLTALPIIETQAGDFSAYIPTNVISITDGQIYLEPGLFYSGVRPAINAGLSVSRVGGNAQIKAMKKIAGSLRLDLAQYRELEAFAKFGSDLDKATQRQINRGQRLVELLRQDQYQPLPVEKQVAAIYLGVRGYLDEVPVSRVAEAEEAFIRFLDREHEALLRDLRERKELTEEIDQQLADACGAFVKTFNATA
- the atpH gene encoding ATP synthase F1 subunit delta, encoding MRPHPIARRYARALYELAGQHHLETQILQEVKTFTQLLTDDDRLRAFLLSPQVDRRFKAQMLEKALAGNVSQLYYHFLLLLLRKGRQSLYQEIEYEMGRLYDAGHHRLRATVTSAVALSPQQLESLRKQLAEDYQAEVLIDNTIDETILGGLVIRIGGRVLDASLRHQLDRLRKELGQAKFESTIQ